The Fodinibius salicampi DNA window TTTACCTGAAGATTAAGAGGGATTTCAGCAATTTCATCCAAAAATACCGTTCCGCCATGAGCTGCCACAAATACACCATCTTTATCAGAGGAGGCTCCCGTAAAAGCTCCCTTTGTGTGGCCAAATAATTCTGATTCAATCAGATCCTCGGGAATAGCACCGCAATTAATAGCCAGGAATGGTTTCTTAGAGCGATCACTGTTAGAATGAATAGCCCGGGCGATAAGCTCCTTTCCCGTTCCGCTGTCTCCCGTTATCAGTACGTTGCTGGTGGCCTTACTTACCCGCTCTACCATTTTATAGACCTTCTTCATGGCATCACTTTCACCGATAATATGATTGAAGTTGTACTCCTGGTCGATCTGTTCCCGTAAATACTTATTTTCCTGAATCAGATTTTTATGCTCCAGCAGGTTTTCTATCCGGATAAGCACCTCATCAAAATCGAGGGGTTTCAAAATATAGTCAGCTGCCCCCTTGCGTAATGCCTCAATTGCCGATTCGATAGTTCCGTGAGCCGTAATAATGATTGTAAGTGTATTGGATGAATGTTGCAGGGCGTATTCCAGCACTCCAAGGCCATCGGTTTTCGGCATTTTCAAATCAGTAATAATGATATCAAAACTGTGCTTATCTATGGCTTCTACCGCCTCTTGGCCATCCTTAACTGCAGTACAATTATATCCCTCATCTTCTAATACAATAGTAAGAGATTCACGTATACCCGATTCGTCATCGGCCACTAATATTGATCCTGTCATAGTTTATCTTTTTGAAATCGGCAATTTAATCGTAAATGTTGTTCCTTTGTCTTCCTCAGAATCCACCCAAATTGAACCATCCATCTGGGTAATTATCCCATGACTTACGGATAATCCCAAACCCGTTCCGCTTCCTACTTCTTTGGTCGTAAAAAAAGGCTCAAAAATTCTGGATTGATACTCTTCCTTAATCCCCTTACCTACATCGGAAACGGTTATCTTAATATAATCATCCTGACTTTCAGTGGATATCATCACCTTTGGATCGGCGACCCTTTTCATTGCGTCCACTGCGTTTAGCAATAGGTTTACTACTACTTGGTGGATCTGATCGGGCACACAAGAAATAGCGGGCAGACTATCCGAAAGATTAAGCTCAAAGGCAACATCCCGACAGCGGGCATCGTGCTTTAAGAGACCAACCGCTGACTGAATGATATCGTTTACCTGCGCATGTTCTGTTTTTTTATTTGATGGACGGGAAAAATCTACCAGCTCGCGCACTATTTTATTAATGCGCTGGATATGCTCCCGGACTTTTTTAAGCTGATTTTGTATAAATTCATCATCGGTTTTTCGCTGGCATACCTGAACAAGCGATGAAATAGCGGTAAGGGGATTTCCAACCTCATGGGCTACTCCTGCGGCCATATGTCCCACCGTTGCTAACCGCTCGGACTGCTGAATTTGTTCCTGTCGCATCTTTATATCCGTTAAATCACGCAAAATCTGGGA harbors:
- a CDS encoding sigma-54-dependent transcriptional regulator → MTGSILVADDESGIRESLTIVLEDEGYNCTAVKDGQEAVEAIDKHSFDIIITDLKMPKTDGLGVLEYALQHSSNTLTIIITAHGTIESAIEALRKGAADYILKPLDFDEVLIRIENLLEHKNLIQENKYLREQIDQEYNFNHIIGESDAMKKVYKMVERVSKATSNVLITGDSGTGKELIARAIHSNSDRSKKPFLAINCGAIPEDLIESELFGHTKGAFTGASSDKDGVFVAAHGGTVFLDEIAEIPLNLQVNLLRVLQEREVKPVGSNSHVNFDTRIISATNKDLEAEVEKGNFRDDLYYRLNVVEIPLPPLEQRREDIPLLAHHFLQKYNKELKRNLKGISSEAMSAMMTYQWRGQVRELENIIERAVLLSDNDYLQLEDLPVAIRKSVDSSEVNITMDSESLDEAVKVFEKHHIQSMLKRTEGNKSEAARLLGIDPSTLYRKMERLGLSD
- a CDS encoding two-component system sensor histidine kinase NtrB; amino-acid sequence: MKDLLRFLRDARIGYLFFTALIILGVIYGAFEIIDQTLLSDTPQDTMRWLYFSRGIIVSLVLMVWAAWTVYNYRAYYEDQLEATKLRYSDIIEHSAEAIISLDNKGVIGSWNRGAEKMLGWNRDEMIGSSIEKIVPPELIEQDEFGEIGSIMESQGYVQNYETERLTKNGERKLVNLTESFVRDENNEVVGHSQILRDLTDIKMRQEQIQQSERLATVGHMAAGVAHEVGNPLTAISSLVQVCQRKTDDEFIQNQLKKVREHIQRINKIVRELVDFSRPSNKKTEHAQVNDIIQSAVGLLKHDARCRDVAFELNLSDSLPAISCVPDQIHQVVVNLLLNAVDAMKRVADPKVMISTESQDDYIKITVSDVGKGIKEEYQSRIFEPFFTTKEVGSGTGLGLSVSHGIITQMDGSIWVDSEEDKGTTFTIKLPISKR